From the genome of Candidatus Defluviilinea proxima:
TTGCGTTCATGAACGGTTTCTCCCTGTCTTGGTATCCACCCAGCAAGCGACACGATGTTCCGGCGACACATTTTCAAGCACGGGATTTTCCTTCCAGCAACGCTCCATCGCCCAGCGGCAACGCGGAGCGAACGGACAAGCAGTTGGTTTCTGCATCAGAACAGGCGGCAAACCTTCAATGGAATACAACTTGGATCGCTCCGTTCCATCCACACGAGGCAAGCTACCCAGCAAACCGATCGTATAAGGATGCGATGGGTTTGCATAAAGATCGTTCACCATCGCTTCTTCAATAATAAAGCCACCGTACATAACAAGTACGCGCTGGGCTAAACCAGCGACAACGCCAAGGTCATGTGTGATCCAGATGATCGCCATGCCTAGTTCTTCGCGCAAACGTTTGACCAGATCTGTGATCTGTGCCTGGATGGTAACATCCAAAGCAGTGGTCGGTTCATCTGCGATCAAGATCTGTGGGCTACAAGATAACGCCATCGCGATCATCACGCGTTGACGCATACCGCCTGAATATTGGTGGGGATAATCACCGAGTCGTTCCCGAGCTTTCGGAATACCAACCATCTCCAGTAATTCTGTAGCACGGTCACTGGCCTGTTTTTTGGTCATTCCTACATGCAACATCAACGGTTCTTCCAATTGACGACCAATTGTCAACACAGGGTTAAGCGATGTCATCGGGTCTTGAAAAACCATGCTGATCTGTGCGCCACGTATGTGACGAATCTCTTCGTTCCCCATTTGAAGCAAATCTTTCCCGTCAAAAATAGCCTTCCCTGCAGTCACTTTTCCGGGAGGAGATTGCACCAAACCTAAAACAGAAAGCATGGTTACGCTCTTACCGCATCCGCTTTCACCTACCACCCCCAGTGTTTCCCCTTCTTTCAATCCGAATGAAACTCCGTTCACTGCATGCACCGTGCCATCCGGTGTTTTAAAAGTCGTTTCGAGCCCCTGCACATCAAGGATGAAATCGGGCATTATTCATTATTCCTTTTGTAGTGGAGTAATTAGAGAATTCGTTCCAAGTACCAAGCAAACAAATTATACCTACATTCTCCATCGATAGGGCCGTACGGACAAGTTTTTAAAGTTTAAACCTATAAAAACAGTACCCCGGTATGCCAGGAAGCAATACTCCAGTAGGGTATTAAGGAAATGGGGAAAATCTTCAAACACAAACTGTTAAAGCAAATATTGATGAGCGTATCGAAGATATGCTTTGTTGACAGCCCCCTCCCCCAACGGTAGAATAACTTCGTTCGAAATTTTTTCATTGGAGGCATCCATGTTAAAGGAATTCAAGGAGTTCATTATCCGCGGTAACGTGCTTGATCTGGCCGTGGCAGTTATTATCGGCGGCGCATTTGGGAAGATCGTTACATCATTTGTCAATGATGTTTTGATGCCACCTATCGGCCTATTGCTCGGAGGCGTGGACTTCACCAACCTGTTCATTGCGCTGGATGGGAAAACATACGAATCACTTGAAGTTGCCAAAGCCGCCGGTGCCGCTACTGTGAATTACGGTCTCTTCTTGAATACGGTGATTGACTTCCTGATCGTTGCTTTGGTGATCTTCCTTGTCTTAAGAGCTGTAAACAAGTTAAAGAAGCCAGCTACCGTTGAGACGCCTGCCGCACCGACAACAAAAGAATGTCCTCAATGCTTTAGCACGATCTCGATCAAAGCCACGCGTTGCCCACACTGCACATCACAACTTTAAAAACCACTTCATTCAAGGAAAAGTAGAGAGTAGGTTTGTGATAGACTACTCTCTACTTTCTATTTCTCTATGGACTTTCTAGATAAACTCAACACGCAACAAAAAAGCGCGGTCACAGCGGAGAATGGGCCTGTTTTAGTCGTAGCAGGACCGGGGTCCGGTAAGACGCGCGTATTGACTCAACGCATCGCATATCTTGTTGCGGTCGAGGGAGTCCGCCCATGGCAGATTCTCGCTGTCACATTCACAAACAAGGCCGCGAAAGAAATGCAAGAACGAGTCAAACGTTTGCTTCCCGATCAGGCTATTGAGGGAATCATGCTCGGCACGTTCCATTCGATCTGTGCGCGCATCTTGCGCCGTGAAGCGGAGCATCTTCCCATCGAATCGAATTTTGTGATCTTTGATTCGGACGATCAAGAACGCATCGTCAAAAGCGTGATCCGCGAGATGAACATCAACGAAAAGTTGTATCGGCCTGCGAGCGTGCACGCCGCGATCTCACGCGCAAAGAATGAACTCATTCGAGCAGATAATTATCCCACCCCCACGTATAAAGATGAAGTGGTGAAGCGTGTGTATGGCGAATATCAAAAGCGACTGATCGCCAGCAACGCGGTGGACTTCGATGATATTCTCGTGTATACCGCGCGCTTGTTGGAAGAACTACCTGCCGTGCGAGACAAATACGCACAACGTTTTCGTCATGTATTGGTGGACGAGTTCCAGGACACGAACCTTGCGCAATACGCATTGGTCAAGGAACTTGCTTCGCATCATAAGAATATTTATTGTGTGGGCGACCCCGATCAATCGATCTATGCCTGGCGCGGCGCGGACTGGCGCAACATCCAACGGTTTGAGCAGGACTTCCCTGATGCAACGACAATTCTGCTTGAACAGAATTATCGTTCACGGCAAACCATCCTTGACGCCGCGATGGGTGTGATCAACAAAGCACGCAACCGCAAACAAAAACGACTCTTCACTGACCGAGGCACGGGCGATAAGGTCTTCTTCTATGAAGCGCCCGATGATTATGCAGAGGCATCGTTCGTTGTAGATACCATCGCGCAACTTGTCGCATCCCGTCAATATGAGCCGGGCGACTGCGCAGTGATGTATCGCACCAATGCCATGTCACGTTTGTTGGAAGAAGCATTCTTGCAAGCGCGCCTACCCTATCGTTTGGTCGGCGCACAACGCTTCTATGGACGCCGCGAAGTCAAAGATGTGATCGCCTTCCTGCGGCTCGTCCACAACCCTGCCGATGAAGCCAGCCTTGACCGCATCATCAACGTCCCACCGCGTGGCATCGGTGACAAGACGCTCACTACATTACATATGGTCGCGCGTCAAAACAACTTGCAACCTGGCCATGTGCTTCTCGATCTCGCACGCGGCGCGGACTCTTCGTACTGGCCTGCGTTCACAGGCCGTGCAGCACTATCACTTGCCGATGTGGGTGGCATGCTTGCCACGTGGCGTATCGCCGCACAGACGCTCACCATCCCTGAACTCTTCGATCGCATCGTCAACGATATCAACTTCAAAGAATACATCGACGACAACTCCGAGGAGGGCGAAGATCGTTGGGAGAACGTGCTTGAGCTCAAACGTCTCGCCGAGGAATATTCCACGCGCACGCTCGATGAATTTCTCGAGAACATCGCGCTCATCTCCGATCAAGACACCATCGCCGAGGGCAACGTCCCTACGCTTCTCACGCTCCACGCCGCAAAAGGACTCGAGTTCGGCGCGGTCTTCATCGTTGGGCTCGATGACGGCATCCTGCCACACAGCCGTTCGTTCGATGAACCAGAACAAATGGAAGAAGAGAGGCGGCTCTTTTACGTCGGCATCACACGCGCGAAAGATAAACTTTATCTCGTGCGTTCCATCCAACGTGGCGGACGTGGCATGGCCGAAGAGACGTATCCTTCACGCTTTTTAGATGATGTGCCTGCCGATCTGCTTGTGGGAAAGACGCGCACTGGACGCTCCCCATCCTCTTCATTTGGATCGAGCCGCACATCATCCTCCGAATCAAAGTGGGCGCTTCATAACAAGCCGACAACTGCTTCTGTTATCGAATCAAAGTTCCGCGCTGGGACTCGTGTCAAGCACCCGAGTTGGGGCGAAGGCATCATCCTCGACAGCAAGATCCAAGATGACGATGAGATCGTGGATGTGGTCTTCAACAGCGTTGGCATCAAACGCTTATCGGCCAGCCTGGCGAATTTGAAAATACTATAGCAATTCACCCTGGCGGTTTCGATACCTTCGCAATCAACCACCGGAAATAAAGGAAACATCAATGACCGACTCTCCCACCCCTCAACCCAAACGGACCGGCCTCATCATCTGGATGATCGTGTCTCAAATTCTGGCCCTCGGCTCACTTTTGATCTGGGTAGTCATGGCAGGACTCTCCGTCATGGCATTTGACTCAGGCGAAAGCCCGCAAGCATGGGCCTTCGTCATCGCGGTCTGGTCGTACCCCATCATTCCGCTGGTCCTTGTCATTATCGCGTGGATCGCATTCGCCAAACGCAAGAATGTTCTTGCAGGTGTGCTCTCAGGCTTATCCTTCGCCCCACCCTTTTTGTTATACATTTTCATCTGGGCGGCCAACCTGGTCGGCCCCTAATCACAAACGGACGGGATATCCCGTCCGTTTTGTTTTAATCCGAGCGAGTTGTAACCTATTCGTGACAAGTGCTAGTTGACATCACAAAAAAAATTCTATATAGTGATATTGAGTAAACTATACTCAGTGTGATCACAACTTGCGCTTTTTCGAAGATGCAAGAACACAATTTGTGATCGTGGGTATTATATCGAACGGCCGATATGATCCAAGTACATGCAATAAAACGGGTGGAATATGGGCGTATTCTTTCTCGCGCTGTGCTCCGAATCTATCTGCGGTTCCAAATGGAGAACTATCATGTCACAAAATGCCCAAACCGACCTAAAGCCCGAACATCCCAATCTGGCGCAGGGATGCTTGGACAGGATAACAAAAAATGCGCTGACCATTCTGGTTGTCATCGTCGTTGCGGGAATTCTCTTTTCGCTGGCCCGAGCGGCGGTGTATAAGATCCGTCCCTACGAGAGGGGACTCCACTTGAGGGGCGGAAAGTTTATTAATGTAGATGAACCCGGATGGCACGGTCAAATCCCCTTTGTAGATACAGTGATTATCGTAAACGTCATCGAACGCTCAGGGACAATTGACAGCCTGGCCGCGATGACCGCTGATGATGTCACGATGGATGTGTCCCTTCTCTACACCTATAAAGTCATTGACCCTGTACGATATCAACTTGAAGTGTGGGACCCGGACGCGATCGTCGCAGGCTATGTGCAGGGCACGCTCAGAGATGTGGTCAACACCCGCCACATGGACGAGGTGATGCACAGTCGCGCAGAGATCAACGCAGAGGTCATGTCCATCCTGAAAGAGAAACAACAACAATATGGCGTTGAATTCATCCTTGTTCAAATTCAGAACGCCGCGCCGCCTGCCGAAGTGGTAGGAGCGATCAAGAACAGGATGGTAGCCGAACAACTGCAAGAACAGGCGGCGGCCGAGGCCGATCAACAACGGACTCTGGCAGACAGTCAGTTCTACACAGCACAGAAGCAAGCGGAAGGGGAAGCCTATCAAACCACAAAACTAGCAGAAGCCCAAGCCGAAGCCTTGCGGATCATACTTCAAGAATTGGAAGATAAAGGGGCTCTTGGTGAACAATACATCCAAGTGCTGATCGCGCAGGAACTCAAGGACAATAGCAAATGGATCATCAGCGACGGCGATTCAATGCCCGTTATAAACCTTCAAGAACCCACTCCTGCCCCTTAGCAAATACAACATTTCTCAAACGGACGGGACATCCCGTCCGTTTTGTTTTAAACTATTCTATGCCATGTGCGAAGGCCATCGTATTATTGCAAGGCGATGTATGAGGAGATCGAACGATATCTTAAGTGTTTTAAAGTAACACAGTGTTTTTGTAGAGGCGTGTCCATCAAGTCAAAGCAATATCTTAACAACAAATAACGCAAGTTTCACATGGCTATCATTATTTTTCTCAACAAGATAGCATATTTATCATATCTTCGCAT
Proteins encoded in this window:
- a CDS encoding SPFH/Band 7/PHB domain protein; translation: MSQNAQTDLKPEHPNLAQGCLDRITKNALTILVVIVVAGILFSLARAAVYKIRPYERGLHLRGGKFINVDEPGWHGQIPFVDTVIIVNVIERSGTIDSLAAMTADDVTMDVSLLYTYKVIDPVRYQLEVWDPDAIVAGYVQGTLRDVVNTRHMDEVMHSRAEINAEVMSILKEKQQQYGVEFILVQIQNAAPPAEVVGAIKNRMVAEQLQEQAAAEADQQRTLADSQFYTAQKQAEGEAYQTTKLAEAQAEALRIILQELEDKGALGEQYIQVLIAQELKDNSKWIISDGDSMPVINLQEPTPAP
- a CDS encoding ABC transporter ATP-binding protein, which produces MPDFILDVQGLETTFKTPDGTVHAVNGVSFGLKEGETLGVVGESGCGKSVTMLSVLGLVQSPPGKVTAGKAIFDGKDLLQMGNEEIRHIRGAQISMVFQDPMTSLNPVLTIGRQLEEPLMLHVGMTKKQASDRATELLEMVGIPKARERLGDYPHQYSGGMRQRVMIAMALSCSPQILIADEPTTALDVTIQAQITDLVKRLREELGMAIIWITHDLGVVAGLAQRVLVMYGGFIIEEAMVNDLYANPSHPYTIGLLGSLPRVDGTERSKLYSIEGLPPVLMQKPTACPFAPRCRWAMERCWKENPVLENVSPEHRVACWVDTKTGRNRS
- a CDS encoding UvrD-helicase domain-containing protein encodes the protein MDFLDKLNTQQKSAVTAENGPVLVVAGPGSGKTRVLTQRIAYLVAVEGVRPWQILAVTFTNKAAKEMQERVKRLLPDQAIEGIMLGTFHSICARILRREAEHLPIESNFVIFDSDDQERIVKSVIREMNINEKLYRPASVHAAISRAKNELIRADNYPTPTYKDEVVKRVYGEYQKRLIASNAVDFDDILVYTARLLEELPAVRDKYAQRFRHVLVDEFQDTNLAQYALVKELASHHKNIYCVGDPDQSIYAWRGADWRNIQRFEQDFPDATTILLEQNYRSRQTILDAAMGVINKARNRKQKRLFTDRGTGDKVFFYEAPDDYAEASFVVDTIAQLVASRQYEPGDCAVMYRTNAMSRLLEEAFLQARLPYRLVGAQRFYGRREVKDVIAFLRLVHNPADEASLDRIINVPPRGIGDKTLTTLHMVARQNNLQPGHVLLDLARGADSSYWPAFTGRAALSLADVGGMLATWRIAAQTLTIPELFDRIVNDINFKEYIDDNSEEGEDRWENVLELKRLAEEYSTRTLDEFLENIALISDQDTIAEGNVPTLLTLHAAKGLEFGAVFIVGLDDGILPHSRSFDEPEQMEEERRLFYVGITRAKDKLYLVRSIQRGGRGMAEETYPSRFLDDVPADLLVGKTRTGRSPSSSFGSSRTSSSESKWALHNKPTTASVIESKFRAGTRVKHPSWGEGIILDSKIQDDDEIVDVVFNSVGIKRLSASLANLKIL
- the mscL gene encoding large-conductance mechanosensitive channel protein MscL, yielding MLKEFKEFIIRGNVLDLAVAVIIGGAFGKIVTSFVNDVLMPPIGLLLGGVDFTNLFIALDGKTYESLEVAKAAGAATVNYGLFLNTVIDFLIVALVIFLVLRAVNKLKKPATVETPAAPTTKECPQCFSTISIKATRCPHCTSQL